From Candidatus Manganitrophus morganii, the proteins below share one genomic window:
- a CDS encoding DUF3574 domain-containing protein, giving the protein MMDGSQKKHPLRPLPFLLLLGLLFTSMTGCATDGNTRPISPSIGRQGTVLISDTLFFGLSTARGPVGEAEWSDFLRDIVTPRFPDGFTYWEANGQWRGADNRLVQERSMVLQIIHPDTFQAESAIQEIIHRYEQQYEQDSVLRLRDAVQVWF; this is encoded by the coding sequence ATGATGGACGGTTCTCAAAAAAAACATCCCCTGCGCCCCCTCCCCTTTCTCCTTCTTTTAGGCCTCCTCTTCACCTCCATGACGGGGTGCGCCACGGATGGAAACACCCGTCCGATCTCTCCGTCGATCGGCCGCCAGGGAACGGTCCTGATCTCCGACACCCTCTTCTTCGGGCTGAGCACCGCGCGGGGCCCGGTCGGCGAGGCCGAATGGAGCGACTTTCTCCGGGACATCGTCACCCCCCGTTTTCCGGACGGCTTCACCTACTGGGAGGCCAACGGCCAGTGGCGCGGCGCCGACAACCGGCTCGTCCAGGAACGATCGATGGTCTTACAGATCATCCACCCCGATACCTTCCAGGCCGAATCGGCCATCCAGGAAATCATCCATCGCTACGAGCAGCAATACGAGCAAGATTCGGTCTTGCGGCTTCGGGATGCGGTTCAGGTCTGGTTTTGA
- the lspA gene encoding signal peptidase II, with protein MTAVKKRFLIVTLLLATVGLDRVTKVIARDRLESAPPISLFGGIVRLDYVENPGAFLGLGSGLSETTRFWIFSVLVGGFLVGLFLYVLINRRLSVIEVVAFSLILGGGLGNLIDRVLYDYVIDFLVVGIGRLRTGVFNVADLAITAGVGLLFLRQIRSARRQELQSRS; from the coding sequence ATGACGGCCGTCAAAAAACGCTTTCTGATTGTCACCCTCCTCCTCGCCACGGTGGGACTCGATCGGGTCACCAAGGTGATCGCGCGCGATCGGCTCGAATCGGCTCCGCCGATTTCTCTCTTCGGCGGGATCGTCCGGCTGGACTATGTGGAGAATCCCGGCGCGTTTTTAGGCCTGGGGTCCGGGCTCTCGGAGACGACCCGCTTCTGGATTTTTTCCGTCCTCGTCGGCGGCTTTCTCGTGGGACTTTTCCTTTACGTTCTCATCAACCGCCGCTTGTCGGTGATCGAAGTCGTCGCCTTCTCCCTCATTTTGGGAGGGGGACTCGGCAACCTGATCGACCGCGTTCTTTACGATTACGTCATCGACTTCCTGGTCGTCGGGATCGGGAGACTTCGGACCGGCGTTTTCAACGTCGCCGATCTTGCAATTACGGCCGGAGTTGGTTTACTCTTCTTGCGTCAGATCCGCTCGGCTCGCCGGCAGGAACTTCAATCGAGGTCTTGA
- a CDS encoding YceH family protein, whose amino-acid sequence MDFVLTDAEVRVLGCLIEKEMATPDYYPLSLNALQNACNQTSNRDPVVSYDEKTVAEALEALKTKRLATQDQLGRVPKYSELFLKSANLVQREAAVLCVLMLRGAQTVGEIRGRTERLHSFAGLEEAQKTLQTLEEWGYVALLPRQPGRKESRYAHLLSGPPENKEEAPSESALRNEPMENEAVAKLENEVRSLRQELEELKRTLHDFKAQFQ is encoded by the coding sequence ATGGATTTTGTTCTCACCGACGCGGAAGTCCGCGTCTTGGGCTGCTTGATCGAAAAGGAGATGGCGACCCCCGACTATTACCCCCTCTCCCTCAACGCCCTTCAAAACGCCTGCAACCAAACCTCCAACCGCGACCCGGTCGTCTCTTATGATGAGAAGACGGTCGCCGAGGCGCTGGAAGCGCTGAAAACAAAGCGGCTGGCCACCCAAGACCAACTCGGCCGAGTGCCGAAGTATTCGGAGCTTTTTCTCAAGAGCGCCAACCTGGTGCAGCGGGAGGCCGCCGTCCTCTGCGTGTTGATGCTGCGGGGAGCGCAGACGGTCGGAGAGATCCGCGGGCGCACGGAGCGGCTTCATTCTTTCGCCGGCTTGGAAGAGGCCCAGAAGACCCTTCAAACATTGGAAGAGTGGGGCTACGTCGCCCTCCTTCCGCGGCAGCCCGGCCGGAAGGAATCGCGTTATGCCCACCTTCTCTCCGGCCCCCCCGAAAACAAAGAGGAGGCCCCTTCCGAATCGGCCCTCCGGAATGAACCGATGGAGAACGAGGCGGTCGCAAAACTCGAAAACGAGGTCAGGTCCCTCCGTCAGGAACTGGAGGAGTTGAAACGGACCCTCCACGATTTCAAGGCGCAATTTCAATAA